A region of the Helicobacteraceae bacterium genome:
GAGCGTAAAAAGCATGATAGACGAGGGCGTTTTAATCGGCTTTGGCGCTGGCAACCTTACCTATCAGCTTCGCGCAAACCGCTAACGCCGCCGAAAGGCGACTAAGTTAGCAAAAGATTACGCGAAAGCGGCAAATAGTGCGCGCTAAACGCACAGAATATAATTATTTTAACGCTTAGAGGACGCGCTTAGTTGTGTTTTCGAGCGCCGCCAAGCTAGAAAAACGCGGATAACCAACGCGTTATCGCTTGAAAACTAAAAGAAGCGCTTTGGCGATCTTTTTAAGGGTTGGCGATATACAATCCCCAAAACAAAATAAAGGTTAAGCGATGCAAACTAAGAGCGCGATTATTTTAGGGGTTTCGTTCGTGATCGGTTTAAGCATAGAGGCGGCGATATCAAAGTGGGACGTCTATGACTACTCGAACGTTCACGTCTCTGTCGCTGCCGACAAGCGCGTAACGTTAAAAGAGGGCGAAGAGGTCAGCCCGGGAGTACTAAGCGAAATGTTTGAGCGCGCGCGCGAACAAGCCGAAGCGATAGCTCGCGCTTCAGGCAAAAAATTGGGCGCTCCAGCAGACGTATATTCCAACGTTAATGGCTCCTATCAGTATTCAGAGGAGCCGCAAGAAGACGGCAAAAGAGAGGTGACGATCAACCTTTCCGCAACCTTTGATATGAAATAGCTTTTTCACGCGCGCTGGCGCGATTTCAAAGTCAAGCGTCTCGTTTGTTTGGCGAGCGTCGGCGCGTTTAACGGCGTTAACGTTCGCGTAAGGACGCAAAAAGAAAGCGATGTTTGACACGCATAAAGCTACTTCAACGCCAACAAACCCATACCGCAAACAGCTTCTAATTCCTACGCCCTCTTTCGTCATTCCCGCGCCCCCCTCTCGTCATTTCCGCCCTTCCGTCATTCCCGCGTAAGCGGGAATCCATTTCCAGATATTTCGCAAAAACAACAAACAATCGCATTACATTATTTCTATGGATTCCCGCCTTCCTCCGCGATTACGAAGCGCCCGCGCTTCTATCGCTCCGCGCGG
Encoded here:
- a CDS encoding SIMPL domain-containing protein (The SIMPL domain is named for its presence in mouse protein SIMPL (signalling molecule that associates with mouse pelle-like kinase). Bacterial member BP26, from Brucella, was shown to assemble into a channel-like structure, while YggE from E. coli has been associated with resistance to oxidative stress.); this encodes MQTKSAIILGVSFVIGLSIEAAISKWDVYDYSNVHVSVAADKRVTLKEGEEVSPGVLSEMFERAREQAEAIARASGKKLGAPADVYSNVNGSYQYSEEPQEDGKREVTINLSATFDMK